One stretch of Bombus affinis isolate iyBomAffi1 chromosome 4, iyBomAffi1.2, whole genome shotgun sequence DNA includes these proteins:
- the LOC126915601 gene encoding 3-ketodihydrosphingosine reductase: MVVIFNVILIIIVLLIAVSFVRYFFWRKRLRDVNKKHVVVTGGSSGIGKCVAILAAKCGAHVTIIARDVHKLEVARNEIIHACKNKDVQKVECLSLDIGEDYNAVEKALSDLERTMGPIYMLVNCAGTAICGKIEDTSIADLQKMISINFLGTYYCIKAVVQRMKASQEGIIVLTSSQAALLGIFGYSAYCSTKFALRGLAESISMELAPYNISVTLSLPPDTDTPGFAIEELSKPLETKLISETSALVSPEVVANKLFKDALAGKFFSTVGMEGFMLTVLCSGMSPLNSIRELFLQSMLMGIFRLVSACYLVHFRTIIQNCMKTRDRNKKSE; encoded by the exons ATGGTAGTgatatttaatgtaatattaataattatagtaTTACTAATTGCTGTTTCATTTGTGAGATATTTCTTTTGGCGAAAACGACTAAGAGATGTTAATAAAAAGCATGTTGTT GTGACTGGTGGATCAAGTGGTATAGGAAAATGTGTTGCAATCCTTGCTGCAAAGTGTGGAGCACATGTAACAATAATTGCAAGAGATGTTCATAAATTAGAGGTTGCAAGAAATGAAATCATTCATGCATGCAAAAACAAGGATGTTCAAAAAGTTGAATGTCTATCTTTAGATATTGGTGAAGATTATAATGCTGTTGAAAAAGCTCTGAGTGATTTAGAAAGAACTATGGGTCCAATATATATGTTGGTGAATTGTGCTGGAACTGCAATTTGTGGCAAAATAGAAGATACCTCTATAGCAGATCTACAGAAAATGATTAGTATTAATTTCTTAGGAACATATTATTGTATCAAAGCTGTTGTCCAAAGAATGAAAGCTTCTCAGGAAGGAATTATAGTATTAACTTCTTCTCAAGCTGCATTATTAG GTATATTTGGCTATTCTGCATATTGTAGTACAAAATTTGCACTTCGCGGTTTGGCAGAAAGTATATCTATGGAATTAGCACCATATAATATTTCTGTAACTCTTAGTCTACCTCCAGATACTGATACTCCAGGTTTTGCTATAGAAGAATTATCTAAACCACTTGAAACAAAGCTTATATCTGAAACTAGTGCTCTTGTTAGTCCAGAAGTGGTAGCAAATAAACTTTTTAAAGATGCATTG gCCGGGAAATTTTTCTCTACTGTCGGTATGGAAGGATTTATGTTAACTGTTTTATGCTCTGGAATGTCACCGCTTAATTCGATTCGAGAATTATTTCTGCAATCGATGCTAATGGGTATTTTTCGACTTGTAAGTGCCTGCTATCTTGTACATTTTCGAACAATCATTCAGAATTGTATGAAGACACGCGATAGGAACAAAAAATCTGAATAA
- the LOC126915607 gene encoding uncharacterized protein LOC126915607, translating into MSVDKQDYHRASNAVVLGGVITYIAGLLLVMAFTSPYWIESYQETFSNFKHMGLWEYCFEQFRYPYYQFDKQFDGCHHIFSEEYYVIREWLLPGWLMVVQTFVTLSLLLSFFAQVVIALTLVRWPLKFVLNYEWLLSAFAFVCCITAGTLLFLAVSIFGGQCWRRDWLMYPNFNHLSWSYGLAVVSFMFHWLASSLLYLDAKAGYRLRKESRNLVMQMQPNLQSHQGLSRGGYI; encoded by the exons ATGTCTGTTGATAAACAAGATTATCATCGTGCGTCAA ACGCGGTGGTACTTGGTGGAGTAATTACATATATTGCAGGTTTATTATTGGTTATGGCATTTACTAg cCCCTATTGGATTGAATCTTACCAAGAGACTTTCAGTAATTTTAAACATATGGGACTATGGGAATATTGTTTCGAACAGTTTAGATATCCATATTATCAGTTTgacaaacaatttgatggatgTCACCATATTTTCTCAGAAGAATATTATGTGATCAGAGAATGGTTATTGCCAGGGTGGTTAATGGTTGTGCAGACATTTGTTACTCTTTCTCTTTTACTCTCGTTCTTTGCGCAAGTTGTGATTGCATTGACCTTAGTCCGTTGGCCTTTAAAATTTGTGTTGAATTATGAATGGTTGCTTTCAGCTTTTGCTTTTGTGTGTTGTATTACAGCAG GAACCCTATTATTTTTAGCAGTATCAATATTTGGAGGGCAATGTTGGCGCAGAGACTGGTTGATGTACCCAAACTTTAACCATTTATCATGGTCATATGGTTTGGCAGTTGTTTCGTTCATGTTCCACTGGTTAGCTTCGAGTTTGTTGTATCTAGATGCAAAAGCCGGTTATAGATTGCGTAAGGAATCTCGAAATTTAGTGATGCAAATGCAGCCCAATCTACAAAGTCATCAAGGATTATCAAGAGGAGGATATATATAA